One region of bacterium genomic DNA includes:
- a CDS encoding ferritin, translated as MASKELLELLNQAIARELQVSIQYMWQHILWKGVQGFAVKDELEKIAITEMKHAEAIAERLVYLGGKPTTQPTPITIGENLREMLEQDKMAEEWAIELYKRIIEKAQEERDYTTARLFRSILNDEEEHHDTFTSLLE; from the coding sequence ATGGCATCTAAGGAGTTGCTGGAGCTTCTAAATCAGGCGATAGCGAGGGAGCTGCAGGTTTCCATCCAGTATATGTGGCAGCATATACTGTGGAAAGGCGTCCAAGGGTTCGCTGTGAAGGACGAGTTGGAGAAAATAGCGATTACGGAGATGAAGCACGCGGAGGCTATAGCGGAGAGATTGGTTTATCTCGGAGGCAAGCCCACAACACAGCCGACCCCGATTACTATCGGAGAGAATCTAAGGGAAATGCTGGAGCAGGACAAAATGGCTGAGGAATGGGCGATTGAGCTATATAAGAGGATAATAGAGAAGGCGCAGGAGGAGAGAGATTATACGACCGCTCGCCTTTTCCGTTCCATACTCAACGACGAGGAGGAGCACCACGATACCTTCACGAGCCTGTTGGAATAG
- a CDS encoding DUF4282 domain-containing protein: protein MEEEKGGWRILFDFSFRKFIMLDLVRILYILAVIFTAVICLFIVVGAIGIFAAHPGFAEALSALAMLILAPVVFFLNLCATRVYLEALVILYRIREDIVEIKEKKGGETS from the coding sequence ATGGAAGAAGAGAAGGGAGGTTGGCGGATTCTCTTTGACTTCTCCTTCAGGAAATTCATTATGTTGGATTTGGTGAGGATTCTCTATATCCTCGCCGTAATATTCACTGCGGTGATTTGTTTATTCATCGTTGTGGGCGCAATAGGTATATTCGCTGCTCATCCGGGCTTCGCTGAAGCTTTGTCCGCTTTAGCTATGCTTATTTTGGCGCCGGTGGTATTCTTCCTCAATCTCTGCGCTACGAGGGTTTACTTGGAAGCCCTCGTCATCCTTTACCGCATTAGGGAAGATATTGTGGAAATTAAGGAGAAGAAAGGAGGTGAAACGAGTTGA
- a CDS encoding rubrerythrin family protein encodes MKSLKGTRTERNILTAFAGESQARNRYSFFAKKAKEEGYEQIAAIFLETAENEREHAKRLFGFLEGGEVEIQASFPAGVIGSTVDNLKAAADGEHYENTIMYPEFAKVAEEEGFPVIAAVMRAIAVAERQHERRFLALRDNILQGKVFKRDTVVKWKCRECGYVHEGTEPPEVCPACGHSKNYYELLVENW; translated from the coding sequence TTGAAGAGCCTTAAAGGAACAAGGACGGAGAGGAACATCTTGACAGCTTTCGCTGGGGAATCGCAGGCGAGAAATCGCTATTCCTTCTTCGCCAAGAAGGCAAAGGAGGAAGGCTATGAGCAGATTGCTGCGATATTCCTTGAGACCGCTGAGAACGAGCGGGAGCATGCGAAGAGGCTATTCGGTTTCCTGGAGGGAGGAGAGGTTGAGATACAGGCTTCCTTCCCCGCAGGGGTAATTGGTAGCACAGTTGACAACTTAAAGGCGGCTGCCGATGGCGAGCATTATGAGAACACGATTATGTATCCCGAATTCGCAAAGGTGGCGGAGGAGGAAGGATTTCCCGTCATAGCTGCTGTGATGCGGGCGATAGCCGTTGCGGAGAGACAACATGAGAGGCGATTCTTAGCCCTGCGCGATAACATACTGCAGGGCAAGGTGTTCAAGAGAGATACGGTTGTGAAATGGAAGTGTAGGGAATGCGGATATGTTCACGAGGGAACGGAGCCGCCGGAGGTTTGTCCTGCCTGCGGGCATTCCAAGAATTACTACGAGCTATTGGTAGAGAACTGGTAG
- a CDS encoding prenyltransferase, with translation MKRIKPTFWLRTITAVPYLSRDEWESLDLLSKWLIAVRARFLVMTFVSCLIGGLLAFKIGKFHLSSWLLCTVGFLLAHAAGNILNDLIDYVLGVDKGDYLRLYDEPHPLAHNLMSLKEHLLWTSLTGALSFLPWIYLIHLYGSFTLLLFLIEVFLLLFYTYPLKYIGLGELAIFIIWGPLMVGGCYFASAGEWSWRVVLASIPHALGVTSVLLGDHLDKYEFDKKKGIRTLPVILGEKRARMLTILTILFQYLTLLYLIATRFFSPVMLLALFSLPSFLKVLKLLESPMPMQKPEESLDFGVDNWPRWFRAAIFWHNRKFGIAFIIALIIDVMLVRYRGCLII, from the coding sequence ATGAAGAGAATTAAACCCACTTTCTGGTTGAGAACAATTACAGCTGTCCCTTACTTATCAAGGGATGAGTGGGAAAGCCTGGATTTATTATCTAAATGGCTCATCGCTGTGAGAGCAAGATTTCTCGTTATGACCTTTGTATCCTGCCTGATCGGTGGTCTTTTAGCATTTAAAATTGGAAAATTTCACCTTTCCAGCTGGCTTTTATGTACTGTGGGTTTTCTTTTAGCGCACGCTGCCGGCAATATACTCAATGACCTCATAGATTATGTCCTGGGTGTGGATAAAGGAGATTACCTTCGCCTTTACGATGAACCACACCCACTGGCTCATAACCTGATGAGCTTGAAAGAGCACCTCTTATGGACTTCCTTAACAGGAGCTTTATCTTTTTTGCCTTGGATATATCTTATTCACCTTTATGGTTCTTTCACCCTCCTCCTCTTTCTAATTGAAGTGTTCCTCCTCCTTTTCTATACCTATCCCTTGAAATATATCGGTTTAGGTGAGTTAGCGATTTTCATCATCTGGGGACCTTTGATGGTAGGTGGATGCTATTTCGCTTCCGCAGGAGAGTGGAGCTGGCGAGTAGTTCTCGCCTCGATTCCACACGCGCTCGGGGTTACCTCTGTTCTTTTAGGTGACCATTTGGATAAATATGAGTTTGATAAAAAGAAAGGTATAAGGACCCTCCCTGTTATCTTAGGGGAGAAGAGAGCAAGGATGCTGACAATATTAACCATTCTTTTTCAATATCTAACGCTCCTTTATCTTATAGCCACTCGCTTTTTCTCTCCCGTTATGCTACTTGCCCTTTTCTCACTGCCCTCTTTTTTGAAAGTCCTGAAGCTTTTGGAATCCCCTATGCCAATGCAGAAACCAGAGGAAAGTTTGGATTTCGGTGTTGACAATTGGCCTCGCTGGTTCAGAGCGGCTATCTTTTGGCACAACAGGAAATTTGGCATTGCCTTTATAATAGCTCTTATTATAGATGTTATGTTGGTAAGATACAGAGGTTGTCTTATAATTTAG
- a CDS encoding prenyltransferase, which yields MGKFKFSIWLKILTSSDRIRVDKIEGWERLDFISKWLIALTIVPRVRKEEWERLDFITKWLIATRSVVLIMTFLSSAIGGLLAYKAGKFQFLPWLLCTLGLMLAHATNNLLNDLIDHLQGVDRDNYFRVQYGPQPLENGLMSFKTHFLYIFFTGLIAFLIGVYLVYLRFPIALYLFLAGSFFLLFYTFPLKYIGMGELAVLIVWGPLMVGGSYYISSGEWSWKVVIASLPYALGVTSVLLGKHIDKYEFDKARGIKTLPVILGERNARILTIIVMLSQYLLVLYLVAVRFFSPILLLVFLVFPSFLYVFRMFKERKPKEMPEGYREDVWPLWFVAGAFWHNRRFGIAYLIALIIDVILAKTGIKF from the coding sequence ATGGGGAAATTCAAATTTTCTATTTGGCTGAAAATCCTCACTTCCTCCGACCGCATTCGTGTGGATAAAATTGAGGGATGGGAAAGATTGGATTTCATATCCAAATGGCTCATAGCGCTCACCATTGTCCCTCGGGTAAGAAAAGAGGAATGGGAGAGGTTGGATTTCATAACTAAATGGCTCATAGCTACCCGTTCCGTCGTTCTCATTATGACCTTTCTATCCTCCGCCATTGGCGGGCTCCTCGCTTATAAAGCAGGAAAATTCCAATTCCTCCCCTGGCTCCTCTGCACATTGGGATTGATGCTCGCGCACGCTACCAACAACCTTCTCAACGACCTCATAGACCATCTTCAGGGCGTTGATAGGGATAATTATTTCCGCGTCCAATACGGTCCCCAGCCCTTGGAAAACGGACTGATGAGCTTCAAAACCCATTTCCTTTACATATTCTTCACCGGGCTCATCGCTTTCCTCATCGGCGTTTATCTCGTTTACCTCCGCTTCCCCATCGCCCTTTACCTTTTCCTTGCTGGCTCCTTCTTCCTCCTCTTCTACACCTTCCCACTCAAATATATTGGGATGGGGGAGTTAGCGGTTCTCATCGTCTGGGGACCGCTTATGGTCGGCGGTTCCTATTATATCTCCTCGGGTGAATGGAGCTGGAAGGTCGTAATCGCTTCTCTCCCCTACGCCTTGGGAGTAACCTCCGTCCTTTTGGGGAAGCACATTGACAAATATGAGTTTGACAAAGCGAGGGGAATAAAGACATTGCCAGTCATCCTTGGGGAGAGAAATGCGAGAATTCTCACGATAATCGTTATGCTCTCCCAATACCTCCTCGTTCTATATCTCGTCGCAGTGAGATTTTTCTCCCCCATTCTGCTTTTGGTTTTCCTGGTTTTCCCCTCGTTTCTCTATGTTTTTCGGATGTTCAAAGAGAGGAAGCCGAAAGAGATGCCGGAGGGATATAGGGAGGATGTTTGGCCTCTTTGGTTCGTTGCGGGCGCCTTCTGGCATAACAGACGATTCGGCATCGCTTATCTCATAGCCTTGATCATAGATGTCATTCTCGCTAAAACAGGAATAAAATTTTAA
- a CDS encoding DUF1559 domain-containing protein encodes MKKRGFTLIELLVVIAIIAILAAILFPVFSRAREKARQTACLSNMKQVANALMMYVQDWDETFPFITACPNVEQDKPNTTPQSQLHPYIKNAQVWECPSATTRRTRPYQVGAFAFDGGWYYPIDFVGVNITIGCNEVLMPNLACGWTGRPNKMAELPAPAETVAFVDAPMFSGCGGARVIFANGCCGGLCCPSDPNRFRSWSKNTRHSGGDNIVFADGHVKWMNAMEIANKCGYLFSATKNDWRVGKTWFEIRGLTAVP; translated from the coding sequence ATGAAGAAGAGAGGATTTACGCTGATAGAGCTGCTCGTCGTCATAGCTATCATCGCTATTCTGGCGGCGATTCTCTTCCCTGTTTTCTCCAGGGCAAGGGAGAAGGCGAGGCAGACAGCCTGCTTGTCAAATATGAAGCAGGTCGCCAACGCGTTGATGATGTATGTCCAGGATTGGGATGAGACCTTCCCCTTTATCACCGCTTGCCCCAATGTGGAGCAGGACAAGCCGAACACAACGCCCCAGAGCCAGCTCCATCCCTACATAAAGAACGCTCAAGTTTGGGAATGCCCCTCGGCAACTACGCGGAGAACTCGTCCCTACCAGGTAGGCGCCTTTGCCTTTGATGGAGGCTGGTATTATCCCATTGACTTCGTAGGGGTGAACATCACGATAGGTTGCAACGAGGTACTGATGCCCAACCTCGCTTGCGGTTGGACAGGACGCCCCAACAAAATGGCAGAGCTCCCTGCTCCAGCGGAAACGGTGGCGTTTGTTGATGCTCCTATGTTCTCTGGATGTGGTGGAGCGAGGGTTATCTTCGCCAATGGTTGTTGTGGTGGGCTATGTTGTCCAAGCGACCCTAACAGATTCAGGAGCTGGAGCAAGAACACCCGCCACTCGGGCGGAGATAACATCGTATTCGCGGATGGGCATGTGAAGTGGATGAACGCCATGGAGATAGCCAATAAGTGCGGATATCTGTTCAGTGCGACGAAGAACGATTGGCGTGTAGGGAAGACTTGGTTTGAGATTAGGGGCTTGACGGCGGTGCCATAG
- a CDS encoding glycoside hydrolase family 16 protein yields MEKSIISPLPKIFLLPFLALPLIIGQNIQEDELLVTVLPARVIPSKVPPGSPFKLFLNWDVKKPLSDQYQIFLHFLDANDRIVLQGDHEPPLTQTNLPQFKGRISYERRFIVPKDLPDGSYRIVLGLYNKNGRLKLKAGKGVVEETGLRYRVGTLIVDSKASPAPPDTAGKNTLDLRGYELVFNEDFNGPLDVSPWGPGTRWIAHTPWHGDFGDAAFADPTPDFPFTIQNGILRIEARKDEEFAKSDPWKRSWRSGLLCSNDPKGQGFSLRYGYFEMRAKLPAGKGVWPAFWLVSSYDRTNPEAGKDGSIEIDVIEYYGFPDSYMSTVHIWEPKPHRAQGMMITTRPYEISNDFHNYGCMVTPEWIIMYFDGVEVWRVKTPPEHNKPLMILLNLALGGGWPINEVKSPTYMFVDWVRAYAKKK; encoded by the coding sequence ATGGAAAAATCTATTATATCGCCCCTTCCTAAAATCTTCCTCCTCCCCTTCCTCGCCCTCCCCCTCATCATAGGGCAAAATATCCAGGAAGACGAGCTCCTCGTAACCGTCCTCCCCGCTCGCGTCATCCCCTCCAAAGTGCCGCCGGGCAGCCCTTTCAAGCTATTTCTCAATTGGGATGTAAAGAAGCCACTTAGCGACCAATACCAAATCTTCCTCCATTTCCTTGATGCCAACGATAGAATCGTCCTTCAAGGAGACCACGAACCGCCCTTAACCCAAACAAACCTTCCCCAATTTAAAGGCAGAATAAGCTATGAGAGAAGGTTCATCGTCCCCAAGGATTTGCCCGACGGCTCATATAGGATAGTCCTCGGTCTCTACAATAAAAATGGCAGGCTGAAGCTGAAGGCGGGAAAAGGAGTTGTTGAGGAGACGGGACTGAGATATAGGGTTGGAACGCTCATAGTTGATTCAAAGGCTTCCCCCGCTCCTCCCGATACGGCTGGTAAGAATACATTGGACCTAAGGGGATATGAGCTCGTCTTCAATGAGGATTTTAACGGACCTTTGGATGTCTCTCCCTGGGGTCCGGGCACGAGATGGATTGCCCACACGCCTTGGCATGGCGATTTTGGAGACGCTGCCTTCGCCGACCCCACTCCCGATTTCCCCTTCACAATTCAAAATGGAATCCTGAGAATTGAGGCGAGGAAGGACGAGGAGTTCGCGAAAAGCGACCCTTGGAAAAGGTCATGGCGCTCCGGTCTTCTCTGCTCAAACGACCCCAAAGGACAGGGCTTCTCCCTCCGATACGGCTACTTTGAGATGAGAGCCAAACTTCCCGCTGGGAAGGGAGTCTGGCCTGCCTTCTGGTTGGTCTCAAGCTATGATAGGACTAACCCAGAGGCGGGAAAGGATGGGTCTATTGAAATAGATGTCATTGAGTATTATGGTTTCCCGGATTCCTATATGTCTACCGTTCACATCTGGGAGCCAAAGCCTCATAGAGCCCAGGGGATGATGATTACCACGCGACCATATGAGATATCTAACGATTTCCACAATTATGGTTGTATGGTGACCCCTGAGTGGATTATTATGTACTTTGATGGAGTGGAAGTTTGGCGAGTGAAAACTCCTCCTGAGCACAATAAGCCATTGATGATTCTCCTGAATTTAGCTCTCGGCGGTGGCTGGCCGATAAATGAAGTGAAGAGCCCAACTTATATGTTCGTTGACTGGGTAAGAGCATATGCTAAAAAGAAATGA
- the rapZ gene encoding RNase adapter RapZ, with product MKLVIITGVSGAGKTQCMHFLEDLGYFCADNIPPSLLPPLLRMCHSHGGFERVAAVVDARGGEFLSELLKTLERERKEGVDVKLVFLDARDDVLINRFKETRRKHPLLQQGRTISEAIKEERRRLSEIKDSADLIIDTSALRPAQLKERLREYFAGETQPLTISIISFGYQNGIPMEVDLLFDVRFLPNPYYEEELKELNGLDERIKRFVLDSEITKEFMRYLMDFLRFTLPFYEKEGKAYLSIGIGCTGGRHRSVVIGEELKRILKEEGYSVVVFHRDLEVGEE from the coding sequence ATGAAGCTCGTGATTATAACTGGTGTTTCCGGAGCGGGGAAGACCCAATGTATGCATTTCCTTGAGGATTTGGGATATTTCTGCGCCGATAATATCCCACCTTCCCTCCTTCCTCCTCTCTTGAGGATGTGCCATTCCCATGGCGGATTTGAGAGGGTAGCTGCAGTTGTTGATGCGAGGGGAGGCGAGTTCCTAAGCGAGCTCCTTAAAACATTGGAACGAGAAAGAAAGGAAGGAGTGGATGTAAAGCTCGTGTTCTTAGATGCAAGGGACGATGTCCTCATTAATCGCTTTAAGGAAACTCGTAGAAAGCATCCCCTTCTCCAGCAAGGAAGGACTATATCTGAAGCTATAAAGGAAGAGAGACGCAGACTCAGCGAAATAAAAGATTCCGCGGATTTGATAATTGATACTTCCGCCCTTCGCCCTGCTCAGCTGAAGGAAAGATTGCGGGAATACTTCGCGGGCGAAACTCAACCCCTTACCATCTCCATCATCTCCTTCGGCTACCAGAATGGAATCCCTATGGAAGTTGACCTTCTCTTTGATGTTCGTTTCCTCCCCAATCCCTATTACGAGGAAGAGCTCAAAGAACTAAACGGTTTAGACGAGAGAATTAAAAGATTCGTGCTGGATAGTGAAATCACCAAGGAGTTTATGAGGTATTTGATGGATTTCCTCCGCTTTACCCTTCCTTTCTATGAGAAAGAGGGTAAAGCGTATCTTTCCATTGGAATAGGTTGCACGGGTGGAAGGCACAGGTCAGTCGTGATAGGGGAGGAGTTAAAGAGGATTTTGAAAGAAGAGGGCTATAGCGTGGTTGTTTTTCATAGGGATTTGGAGGTTGGAGAGGAGTAA
- a CDS encoding YvcK family protein — MGVKRWILLSLLGAVLFCGGIILLFELRLLDVLGWTIKQFYLFTGKLLPTPWAGVGLLFIGTTILVIAIQRAIKGILVNVKTPKGKSLSDVIYNRKFLSSGPKIVTIGGGTGLSTILRGLKEFTSNITAIVTVTDEGGSSGRLRKDYNIPPPGDIRNCLVALAECEPYMQNLFQFRFDKGEGLKGHSLGNLLITAMTRITGDFEKGIEQISDILAVRGRVLPSTKERITLKAEMEDGQIVVGETNIVSYGKRIKRLFIEPLASLLPEAEEAIRSADLIVIGPGSLYTSLLSNLLIEGMVEALESSRAKKVYICNLMTEKGETDGFKASDHIKAIREMIGKIPFQYVIVNTTRPRPEILEKYKEEGADFVEPDIDELRRMRVRVIAQPLMRQLLPLRHDTRRLAQLLISLC; from the coding sequence ATGGGGGTAAAGAGATGGATTCTCCTCTCCCTTCTGGGTGCTGTTCTTTTCTGCGGTGGAATCATCCTCCTTTTTGAATTGAGGCTCCTTGATGTTCTCGGCTGGACAATCAAACAATTCTATCTCTTCACCGGCAAATTATTGCCCACTCCTTGGGCGGGAGTTGGGCTCCTTTTTATAGGGACAACGATATTAGTGATTGCTATCCAGAGGGCGATAAAGGGAATATTGGTCAATGTTAAAACGCCAAAGGGTAAATCCCTCTCCGATGTCATCTATAACAGAAAGTTTCTCTCTTCTGGTCCCAAAATCGTAACTATAGGTGGCGGGACGGGGTTATCCACTATATTAAGGGGTTTGAAGGAATTTACCTCCAATATCACCGCAATTGTGACTGTGACAGACGAGGGCGGTTCCTCAGGAAGGTTGAGGAAGGATTACAATATTCCTCCACCAGGCGACATAAGGAACTGCCTTGTGGCTCTCGCGGAGTGCGAGCCCTATATGCAGAACCTTTTCCAATTCAGATTTGATAAGGGAGAGGGTTTAAAGGGGCATTCCTTGGGAAATCTCCTCATCACCGCAATGACGAGGATAACTGGGGATTTTGAGAAGGGGATAGAGCAGATAAGCGATATTTTGGCCGTCAGAGGGAGGGTTCTACCTTCTACAAAGGAGAGGATAACCCTCAAAGCGGAAATGGAGGATGGGCAAATCGTAGTGGGTGAGACGAATATAGTCAGTTATGGCAAAAGGATAAAACGTCTCTTCATAGAGCCGCTGGCTTCCCTCCTGCCCGAAGCTGAGGAAGCGATAAGGTCGGCTGATTTGATAGTCATCGGACCGGGGAGCTTATATACGAGCCTTTTGTCCAATTTGTTAATTGAGGGTATGGTTGAGGCTTTGGAGAGCAGTAGGGCGAAGAAGGTTTACATTTGCAATTTGATGACGGAGAAGGGGGAAACGGATGGCTTCAAGGCTTCCGACCATATAAAGGCGATAAGGGAAATGATAGGAAAGATTCCCTTCCAATATGTTATTGTCAATACAACTCGTCCACGTCCTGAGATACTGGAGAAGTATAAAGAAGAGGGTGCCGATTTCGTTGAGCCAGATATAGATGAATTGAGGAGGATGAGAGTGAGGGTGATAGCCCAACCGCTGATGCGTCAATTATTGCCCCTTCGCCACGATACCAGGAGGCTCGCACAACTTTTGATTTCCCTTTGTTGA
- a CDS encoding DUF2007 domain-containing protein, giving the protein MNVMEKEEELLTVWITDYPKAIVLKGRLESEGIRVLLRYESLGFTVGGITADGLGEVEIVVPARFAEKAREILEEIGLR; this is encoded by the coding sequence GTGAATGTGATGGAAAAAGAAGAGGAACTTTTGACCGTTTGGATAACAGATTATCCCAAAGCTATTGTATTAAAAGGTAGACTTGAGAGTGAAGGAATCCGAGTATTGTTAAGATACGAATCCCTCGGATTCACGGTTGGGGGAATAACAGCCGACGGCTTGGGTGAAGTAGAGATTGTGGTCCCCGCGCGCTTCGCTGAGAAGGCAAGGGAGATTTTGGAGGAGATTGGGCTCAGGTAA
- the larB gene encoding nickel pincer cofactor biosynthesis protein LarB — protein MNLILDKGWDDLGFAKVDYGRLKRIRIPEVVFCPGKSIEEIIAILKRLYEKNGRALATRARQEVWEAIKDSFPQAEYYPRGKLIVVGELPQPRGERYVAVVTGGTSDIPVAEEAVVTLRFLGERAKEIYDVGIAGVHRLLDNIEHLREASLIIAVAGMEGALPSLIASLLGKPIIAVPTSIGYGASFGGIAPLLSMLNSCAPGVVVVNIDAGFSAAVFAHLLLQSLT, from the coding sequence ATGAATTTGATTTTGGATAAGGGATGGGATGATTTGGGGTTCGCCAAGGTGGATTACGGTCGTTTGAAGAGGATTAGAATCCCCGAGGTCGTCTTCTGTCCCGGGAAGAGTATAGAGGAAATAATCGCTATCTTGAAAAGGCTATATGAGAAAAACGGAAGAGCTTTAGCAACGAGGGCTAGACAAGAAGTTTGGGAAGCTATAAAGGATAGTTTTCCTCAGGCGGAATACTATCCAAGAGGAAAGTTGATAGTTGTGGGAGAGCTTCCCCAGCCCAGAGGGGAAAGGTATGTGGCTGTTGTGACCGGTGGGACATCAGATATACCGGTTGCTGAGGAAGCAGTTGTAACCCTACGCTTCTTGGGGGAAAGGGCGAAGGAAATCTATGATGTGGGAATAGCGGGAGTTCATCGTTTGCTTGACAATATTGAGCATTTAAGGGAAGCGAGCTTGATAATTGCGGTCGCAGGAATGGAGGGAGCATTGCCATCCCTCATTGCCAGTCTCCTCGGCAAGCCAATAATCGCTGTGCCCACTAGCATCGGCTATGGCGCATCATTTGGTGGAATCGCTCCCCTTCTCTCAATGCTTAATTCCTGCGCGCCCGGCGTTGTGGTCGTGAACATAGATGCGGGATTTTCCGCCGCGGTCTTCGCCCATCTTCTGCTTCAATCCCTTACCTGA
- the pdxT gene encoding pyridoxal 5'-phosphate synthase glutaminase subunit PdxT codes for MKVGVLALQGDFQEHLEVLRSLPVEAFLVKDEEGLNKIDALVIPGGESTTMGILLTRWGLREKIVERAKNGMPILGTCAGMILLAKKVEDHQQPLLGLMNITVRRNAFGRQRDSFESDLEIKGMEGPPLRAIFIRAPIITSVAPSVEVLAQIDDKIVLAKEGNLLACAFHPELTGDTRLYRFFLGL; via the coding sequence ATGAAGGTAGGAGTCCTCGCTTTACAAGGCGATTTTCAAGAACATCTTGAAGTTTTAAGGAGTCTCCCAGTGGAAGCTTTCCTTGTTAAGGACGAGGAAGGTTTAAATAAAATAGATGCCCTCGTCATCCCCGGTGGAGAATCTACCACGATGGGCATCCTACTCACTCGCTGGGGCTTGAGGGAGAAAATAGTGGAGAGGGCAAAGAACGGAATGCCCATACTCGGCACCTGCGCGGGTATGATTCTCTTGGCTAAGAAGGTAGAGGACCATCAGCAACCGCTTTTGGGTCTAATGAACATAACTGTTAGAAGAAATGCCTTCGGCAGGCAGAGGGATTCCTTTGAGAGCGATTTGGAGATTAAAGGAATGGAAGGACCACCTCTTAGAGCGATATTCATCAGAGCTCCCATCATAACAAGCGTCGCTCCCTCTGTTGAGGTTTTAGCACAAATTGATGATAAAATAGTTTTGGCTAAGGAGGGAAACCTTCTCGCCTGCGCCTTCCACCCCGAGCTAACGGGGGATACCCGCCTATATCGCTTCTTCCTCGGCTTATAG
- the pdxS gene encoding pyridoxal 5'-phosphate synthase lyase subunit PdxS, which produces MQILTGTWRVKVGLAQMLKGGVIMDVTNAEQAKIAEEAGAVAVMALERVPADIRAQGGVARMADPAKIKEIMEAVTIPVMAKCRIGHFVEAQILEALGVDFIDESEVLTPADESHHIDKHKFTVPFVCGARDLGEALRRIAEGAAMIRTKGEAGTGNVVEAVRHMRLIMDEIRRLTALPKEELMAEAKRLGAPYELVRWVAEHGRLPVPNFAAGGIATPADAALMMQLGAEAVFVGSGIFKSEDPYARAKAIVDAVTYYDNPQILAQISEGLGEPMPGIDIRKLEDKDLLATRGW; this is translated from the coding sequence ATGCAGATTTTGACTGGAACTTGGCGCGTTAAAGTTGGTCTCGCCCAGATGCTCAAAGGCGGAGTCATAATGGATGTTACCAACGCCGAACAGGCAAAGATTGCCGAGGAGGCGGGAGCAGTTGCCGTTATGGCTCTTGAGAGGGTTCCCGCCGACATCAGGGCGCAGGGCGGGGTTGCAAGAATGGCTGACCCTGCGAAGATTAAGGAAATTATGGAAGCTGTAACCATCCCCGTTATGGCTAAGTGCAGAATCGGACACTTCGTAGAGGCGCAAATACTCGAGGCTTTGGGCGTTGACTTCATTGACGAATCGGAAGTGCTCACTCCCGCAGATGAATCCCATCATATAGATAAACATAAATTTACCGTTCCCTTCGTTTGCGGAGCGAGGGATCTGGGAGAGGCACTTCGCAGAATCGCCGAGGGGGCGGCGATGATTAGGACGAAGGGCGAGGCGGGAACGGGAAATGTCGTTGAGGCTGTCCGCCATATGCGTCTGATAATGGACGAGATAAGGAGGTTAACCGCTCTTCCTAAAGAGGAGTTGATGGCGGAAGCTAAGAGATTGGGCGCTCCCTATGAGTTAGTTAGATGGGTAGCGGAACACGGTCGCCTCCCCGTTCCCAACTTCGCCGCCGGTGGAATAGCGACTCCCGCAGACGCAGCTCTTATGATGCAGTTGGGAGCGGAAGCGGTTTTCGTAGGCTCGGGAATCTTCAAGTCCGAAGACCCTTACGCCAGAGCTAAGGCGATAGTTGACGCGGTTACTTATTACGATAATCCTCAAATCCTCGCCCAGATATCGGAAGGACTTGGCGAGCCAATGCCGGGTATTGATATAAGAAAACTTGAGGATAAAGACCTATTGGCAACGAGAGGTTGGTAA
- a CDS encoding aspartate 1-decarboxylase, producing the protein MLRAKIHNARVTDVLLHYEGSITIDKELLKASGILPGEKVQVLNLNNGQRFTTYVIEGKKGEIILNGPAARLAYPGDIVLVLAYSLVSEDEVKNWTYKVIYLNENNEITKIEEKGG; encoded by the coding sequence ATGCTTCGCGCCAAAATACATAACGCTCGTGTAACGGATGTTCTTCTCCATTACGAGGGAAGCATTACTATTGATAAGGAACTTCTTAAGGCATCCGGCATTTTGCCGGGAGAGAAGGTTCAGGTTTTAAATCTCAACAATGGACAACGCTTCACAACTTATGTGATAGAGGGGAAAAAAGGAGAAATTATATTAAATGGTCCTGCTGCTCGCCTCGCTTATCCCGGTGACATCGTCCTCGTCTTGGCTTATAGTCTCGTGAGCGAGGACGAGGTAAAGAACTGGACCTATAAAGTAATTTATCTGAATGAGAACAACGAAATCACCAAAATTGAAGAAAAAGGAGGATAA